From the genome of Terriglobales bacterium:
CTTGCAGGCGCTGCTTTCGAACCAGGAATTGCTTGGCAATCTCGACTTTTTCCGCCTCTGTGTAGCCGTGCAATCGCAGCACTTCCATGCGGTCCTGCAGAGCGGGCGGAACCGTGTGCAGCACATTGGCGGTAGCGATGAAGAACACCTGTGAGAGGTCGTATTCGACGTCCAGGTAATGGTCCACGAACATGAAGTTCTGCTCGGGGTCGAGCACCTCCAGCAGCGCCGCCGAGGGATCGCCGCGGAAGTCCATGGACATCTTCTCCACTTCGTCGAGCATGAAGACGGGGTTCTTGGTGCCCGCCTTCTTCATCATCTGGATGATCTGGCCGGGGAGGGCGCCGATGTAGGTGCGGCGATGGCCGCGGACCTCGGCCTCATCGCGCACGCCGCCCAGCAACATGCGCACGAACTTGCGCCCGGTGGCCTTGGCGATGGACATGCCCAGGGAGGTCTTGCCCACGCCGGGAGGCCCCACGAAGCACAGGATCGAGCCGCGCGGGTTCTTCACCAGTTGGCGCACCGCCAGGAACTCCAGGATGCGCTCCTTGATCTTCTCCAGGCCGTAGTGGTCCTCGTTGAGGATCTTCTCGGCGCGCTCGATGTTGCGGATCTCCTTGGAGCGCTTCTTCCAGGGCACGGCCAGCAGCCAGTCCAGGTAGTTGCGCGAGACCGTGGACTCGGCCGACATGGGGGGCATGGCCTCCAGCTTCTTGAGTTCCTGGAGGGCCTTTTCGTGGACCTCCTTGGGCATGCCGGCGGCGTCGATCTTCTTCTTGAGCTCGTCGAACTCGCTCTTCTCGCCGCGTCCCAGCTCCTTCTGGATAGCCTTGATCTTCTCGTTGAGGTAGTACTCCTTCTGCGCGCGCTCCATCTGCCGCTTCACCCGCGACTGGATGGTGCGGTCCATGTTCAGCTTCTCGATCTCGATGTCGAGCACGTCGGCGATGCGGTTCAGCCGGTCGATGGGATCGAAGATCTCCAGCAATTCCTGCTTCTCCTCGATGGAGAGCTGCAGGTTGTAGGCGATGGTGTCGGTGAGCTTGGCCGGGTCCTCCATCTTGACCGCGGCGATCATGGTCTCGTAATTCAGCGACTGGCAGAGCTTGACGTACTGCTCGAAGAGCGAGGTCACGCGCTGCATGGCCTGCTCCACCTGGGGCGTGACCTCGGTCGGGTACTTGACCGTGCGCACGCTGGCCTGCAGGTAGCCTTCGGTGTCGGTGACCTGGAGGATTTTGCCGCGCTCCACCCCCTCCACCAGCACCTTGATGTTGCCGTCGGGCAGCTTGAGCGACTGCACGATGTTGACGATGGTGCCCACCTGGTAGATCTCGCCGGGTTTGGGCTCGTCCACGCTGGCGTCGTGCTGGGTGGCCAGGAAGATCTTCTTGTCGGCGGCCAGGGCCTCTTCCAGGGCGCGCACGCTGGACTCCCGCCCCACCACGAACGGGGTCATCATGTAGGGAAAGATGACCACGTCCCGGATGGGCATCATGGGGAGCTTCCGGGTTTCGAACTTCTCTTTGCCGCCGGTCTGGGTCACTAGCCCGCCTTCTCCATCATGGCGATGGAAACATCCCGCTTCTCGACCATTTCCTTGGTCACTTCGAATTCCTTGACCTTCTTCTGGCTGGGGAGATGGTACATCAGGTCGAGCATCAGCTCCTCCAGGATCATGCGCAGGCCGCGGGCGCCCACCTTGCGGGCCATGGCTTCGCGGGCGATGGCGCGCAGGGCCTCCTCGCTGAAGCGCAGGCGCACGTTCTCGAACTCGAAGAGGCGCTGGTACTGGCGCACGATGGCGTTGCGCGGCTTGGTGAGGATCTCGATGAGCACGTTCTCATCCAGGTCATCGAGTACGCCCACCACCGGCAGGCGCCCCACGAACTCGGGGATCAGCCCGAAGCGGATCAGGTCCTGGGGCTGCAGCCGGCCCAGCAGCTCGGTATCGCGCTTGTGGGCGGGGACCACCTCCGCTTCCTTTTCCTGGCCGGTCCGGAAACCCATGGCCTTCTTGCCCACGCGCCGTCCCACCACCTTCTCCAGACCCACGAAGGCGCCGCCGCAGATGAAGAGGATGTTGGTGGTGTCCACCGGGGTGAATTCCTGGTGGGG
Proteins encoded in this window:
- a CDS encoding LON peptidase substrate-binding domain-containing protein; translation: MMPIRDVVIFPYMMTPFVVGRESSVRALEEALAADKKIFLATQHDASVDEPKPGEIYQVGTIVNIVQSLKLPDGNIKVLVEGVERGKILQVTDTEGYLQASVRTVKYPTEVTPQVEQAMQRVTSLFEQYVKLCQSLNYETMIAAVKMEDPAKLTDTIAYNLQLSIEEKQELLEIFDPIDRLNRIADVLDIEIEKLNMDRTIQSRVKRQMERAQKEYYLNEKIKAIQKELGRGEKSEFDELKKKIDAAGMPKEVHEKALQELKKLEAMPPMSAESTVSRNYLDWLLAVPWKKRSKEIRNIERAEKILNEDHYGLEKIKERILEFLAVRQLVKNPRGSILCFVGPPGVGKTSLGMSIAKATGRKFVRMLLGGVRDEAEVRGHRRTYIGALPGQIIQMMKKAGTKNPVFMLDEVEKMSMDFRGDPSAALLEVLDPEQNFMFVDHYLDVEYDLSQVFFIATANVLHTVPPALQDRMEVLRLHGYTEAEKVEIAKQFLVRKQRLQ